Proteins co-encoded in one Planctomycetia bacterium genomic window:
- a CDS encoding recombinase RecT gives MSTTTLAPSTNGQAPEQLTSSPTKSLLSRLGERFGVDAEKMLGTLKQTAFRQRADKSGQIKDVTTEQMMALLIVADQYHLNPWTREIYAFPQDGGIVPIVGVDGWIRMMNEHPQFDGVQFVDGPEVGDKPNLVNEWIECQIFRKDRSHPIVVREYIVECRKDTGPWRSHPRRMLRHKALIQACRIAFGFAGIHDEDEGLTVTDGIATVKKAEPQWPTGRVNHRLTHSVKTTPPDVVDATATVSEELEEETAFDQEKEIRRQELISWLNDQLNSDVSDSVLDEVAAKLRDSHTMLGADIIHDMQQRLNAKRAGGVAPKVKRNF, from the coding sequence ATGAGTACGACAACTTTAGCGCCGTCCACCAATGGGCAGGCACCTGAACAACTTACCAGCAGCCCTACCAAGTCTCTGTTGTCTCGCCTGGGCGAACGCTTTGGCGTCGATGCCGAGAAGATGCTCGGCACCTTGAAACAGACGGCTTTCCGCCAGCGGGCTGACAAATCTGGGCAGATTAAGGATGTGACCACGGAGCAGATGATGGCGCTGCTGATCGTTGCTGATCAGTACCACCTCAACCCGTGGACGCGGGAAATCTACGCCTTCCCCCAGGATGGCGGGATCGTGCCTATCGTCGGGGTGGATGGCTGGATTCGCATGATGAACGAACACCCGCAGTTCGACGGGGTGCAATTTGTGGACGGCCCGGAAGTGGGGGATAAGCCCAACCTGGTCAACGAATGGATCGAGTGCCAGATTTTTCGCAAGGATCGCTCTCATCCGATTGTGGTGCGGGAATACATCGTGGAATGCCGGAAAGACACCGGGCCCTGGCGAAGCCACCCTCGCCGCATGCTCAGGCATAAGGCTCTCATCCAAGCGTGTCGCATCGCATTCGGTTTCGCGGGCATTCACGATGAGGATGAGGGACTGACCGTTACCGATGGCATCGCCACGGTGAAGAAAGCGGAACCACAATGGCCAACGGGCCGCGTCAATCATCGCCTCACGCATTCAGTGAAGACAACTCCGCCTGATGTGGTGGATGCCACTGCCACGGTATCAGAAGAGTTGGAAGAAGAAACGGCCTTCGACCAGGAAAAGGAAATCCGTCGCCAGGAACTGATCTCCTGGCTCAATGACCAGCTCAACAGCGACGTTTCCGATTCGGTGCTGGATGAGGTTGCAGCAAAGCTGCGGGACTCTCACACGATGTTGGGGGCGGACATCATCCACGACATGCAGCAACGGCTGAACGCCAAGCGGGCGGGTGGTGTTGCTCCGAAGGTGAAACGAAACTTTTGA
- a CDS encoding AAA family ATPase: MYIRKLQIQNFMRLEGVSIDAEGKHVIIRGENGIGKSSVVDAIYEALHGTSSKDRPEPVHQGANKALISLDLGDYLVEKHIALDGKSRLVVKAADGSRINSPQKLLDGLLSEYSLDPVAFLDRRPQDQIDDVLRVCGVEPPVAQVEMITGEKCPARPGESADQYMERLSADEVGEWYRRRREQHRVVETNRGAVEKQKQKVDSYCTQSPARDAAVILEELNAAQAKQDAYQKCKQAKAETQREYERLSDLWNQVDTERLALGKQKAELEAKLKEVNAKIAANADRLEKGMQMVSEARLENEAAGQALAQCWDNTKQVQELRMELSSSQAAQKHIIEMNQATERLSELQAELVASQNEHGRLDRVLEDLRSLRKGLLEGLDLGVDGLEVGKGELRLHGVSFKQASLAQKLRVACAVAMKGNGALRLLRIDDGEHLDSESRAFLLKLASENGWQVIMTCVADYDQLQVEIVDQEPVEVKPARKAPRGKLFDTSKDAAMA, translated from the coding sequence ATGTATATTCGCAAACTTCAGATCCAGAACTTCATGCGGCTGGAAGGCGTCAGCATCGACGCCGAAGGCAAGCATGTCATCATTCGCGGGGAAAACGGCATCGGGAAATCGTCCGTGGTGGATGCCATCTATGAGGCATTGCACGGGACCAGCTCGAAAGACAGGCCGGAACCGGTGCACCAGGGGGCCAACAAAGCCCTGATCTCGCTCGATCTAGGTGATTACCTGGTCGAAAAGCACATCGCACTGGATGGCAAGTCGCGTCTGGTGGTCAAGGCGGCTGACGGATCACGGATCAACAGCCCGCAGAAATTACTCGACGGACTCCTGAGCGAATACAGTCTGGACCCGGTGGCGTTCCTCGATCGCCGTCCCCAGGATCAGATCGACGATGTATTGCGGGTGTGCGGGGTTGAACCGCCTGTAGCACAGGTAGAAATGATCACCGGCGAGAAGTGCCCCGCCAGGCCGGGCGAATCGGCGGACCAGTACATGGAGCGGCTGTCGGCTGACGAGGTCGGAGAATGGTACCGGCGCCGGCGGGAACAGCATCGCGTGGTGGAAACGAACCGGGGTGCGGTGGAGAAGCAGAAACAGAAGGTGGACAGCTATTGCACGCAAAGCCCAGCGCGTGATGCTGCGGTGATTTTGGAAGAGCTGAATGCTGCCCAGGCGAAGCAGGATGCCTACCAGAAGTGCAAGCAGGCGAAAGCGGAAACACAGCGGGAATACGAACGTCTTTCTGATCTGTGGAACCAGGTTGACACGGAACGCCTGGCTCTGGGTAAACAGAAGGCCGAACTGGAAGCGAAGCTGAAAGAGGTCAACGCCAAGATCGCTGCCAATGCTGATCGCCTAGAGAAAGGCATGCAGATGGTGTCTGAGGCACGGCTGGAGAACGAAGCGGCTGGTCAGGCTCTCGCCCAATGCTGGGACAACACCAAACAGGTGCAGGAACTCCGCATGGAGCTTTCTTCCAGCCAGGCCGCCCAGAAACACATCATCGAAATGAACCAGGCCACCGAGCGCCTTAGCGAGTTGCAGGCAGAGCTGGTCGCCAGCCAGAACGAACACGGGCGGCTGGATCGGGTGCTCGAAGATCTCCGCTCGCTCCGCAAGGGGCTACTCGAAGGCCTTGACCTGGGCGTTGACGGCCTAGAAGTCGGTAAGGGCGAACTGCGGCTGCACGGGGTGAGCTTCAAGCAGGCCAGCCTGGCTCAGAAGCTGCGCGTAGCCTGTGCGGTAGCCATGAAGGGCAACGGGGCACTGAGACTGCTACGAATCGATGACGGGGAACATTTAGACAGCGAGAGCCGGGCATTTCTTCTGAAGCTGGCATCCGAAAACGGCTGGCAGGTGATCATGACTTGCGTCGCGGATTATGACCAGCTCCAGGTGGAAATCGTGGACCAGGAACCGGTGGAAGTGAAGCCAGCTCGCAAGGCTCCACGTGGCAAGTTGTTTGACACCAGTAAAGATGCAGCGATGGCTTAA
- a CDS encoding ParB/RepB/Spo0J family partition protein — protein MNLNTIPIQQIDTELIRLRDNNRDEGNAVGGLQEMATSMQNHGLLHPVLLRPVNDSEYTYECISGERRLRAAWDLNWEEIPARVVSADLSVEEIDELHLVENLQRSDLTPWEEARQLADLQARDPDQRLEDLADRVGKSPTWVAQRLAFHKLHPGLRAMLVKEEWPLVQVQMLARMPLQFQADFLDGVSQERKEGWGDYGSTALPEVPDTQSLARSINDALMLLSHAPWKRDDAKLLPEAGACNQCPKRSLAQKFLFPEVTDSKKDTCLDKDCWSRKQAALVMLQVEKLTKKKTPPVLLSDYSEVPQATKERLGDVEIRGVHDFNEVTQKDKDARPAVLVSGPEAGKVTWVKEWAKPVAQTSRRQVDQATGKPVPKTDKEKLHELLCKRLCAAVEFWRTESLNSIKPTLERLVRLVAVMGTRWSHRMCSDREWKDYEGIVDNDQKLADKLWDAIREVLQDRVKRTLPIVNCAESLWKEARLQAEALQGFASFEDCWKSAVDEVKFPVGLQKAGLTDPHTVFPEAITCHKPLNTPKKPQPAKKGKGAK, from the coding sequence ATGAACCTGAACACCATTCCCATACAGCAGATCGATACGGAACTGATCCGCCTGCGTGATAATAACCGCGATGAAGGCAACGCGGTAGGTGGCCTGCAGGAGATGGCCACGTCGATGCAGAATCACGGCCTTCTGCACCCTGTGCTACTCAGGCCAGTGAACGACAGCGAATACACCTACGAATGCATTTCAGGCGAACGCCGTCTCCGGGCCGCCTGGGACCTGAACTGGGAAGAGATCCCCGCCCGTGTCGTGAGTGCTGACCTATCTGTCGAAGAGATCGACGAGCTGCACCTGGTCGAAAACCTGCAGCGGTCTGACCTGACTCCCTGGGAAGAAGCCCGGCAACTCGCTGACCTGCAAGCGCGTGACCCCGATCAGCGGCTGGAAGACCTGGCCGACAGGGTGGGCAAGTCGCCGACGTGGGTGGCGCAACGCCTGGCGTTCCACAAGTTGCACCCTGGTTTGCGGGCAATGCTGGTCAAGGAAGAGTGGCCGCTGGTGCAGGTGCAGATGCTGGCCAGAATGCCGCTGCAGTTCCAGGCGGATTTTCTGGATGGGGTATCCCAAGAGCGTAAAGAGGGGTGGGGTGATTATGGCTCTACCGCTTTACCAGAAGTCCCTGATACTCAATCATTGGCCCGATCTATCAACGATGCACTTATGCTGCTCAGTCACGCGCCCTGGAAGCGTGATGACGCCAAGCTGCTGCCCGAAGCGGGTGCCTGCAACCAGTGCCCCAAGCGGTCGCTGGCCCAGAAGTTTCTATTTCCAGAGGTGACTGACAGCAAGAAAGACACCTGCCTGGATAAGGATTGCTGGAGCCGTAAGCAGGCTGCCCTGGTGATGCTGCAGGTGGAGAAGCTGACCAAAAAGAAAACGCCGCCGGTGCTGCTGTCGGATTATTCCGAAGTGCCCCAGGCGACGAAAGAACGTCTCGGCGATGTTGAGATCAGGGGGGTACATGATTTCAACGAAGTCACCCAGAAAGACAAAGACGCCCGGCCTGCGGTGCTGGTGAGCGGGCCCGAAGCGGGGAAGGTGACCTGGGTGAAGGAATGGGCGAAGCCGGTGGCACAGACCAGCCGCCGGCAGGTGGATCAGGCGACGGGAAAACCGGTACCCAAGACGGACAAAGAGAAGCTGCATGAGCTGCTCTGTAAGCGGCTGTGTGCTGCCGTGGAATTCTGGCGAACAGAATCCCTGAACAGCATCAAGCCGACGCTGGAACGGCTGGTGCGACTGGTGGCCGTCATGGGCACCAGGTGGAGTCACCGCATGTGCTCTGATCGCGAATGGAAGGATTACGAAGGCATCGTTGACAACGACCAGAAGCTGGCAGACAAGCTCTGGGATGCAATACGGGAAGTGCTGCAGGATCGGGTGAAGCGGACATTACCGATAGTCAATTGTGCGGAAAGCCTCTGGAAGGAAGCAAGGCTACAGGCTGAAGCACTGCAGGGGTTTGCTTCCTTTGAGGATTGCTGGAAATCTGCCGTGGATGAAGTGAAGTTTCCCGTGGGGCTGCAGAAGGCAGGGTTGACTGATCCGCACACGGTGTTTCCTGAAGCCATTACCTGCCACAAGCCCCTCAATACACCCAAGAAACCACAACCAGCCAAGAAAGGGAAGGGTGCGAAGTGA
- a CDS encoding HNH endonuclease, protein MHTKGKSGKAHRVSWELHKGPVPVGMHVLHRCDNPACVNPDHLFLGTHQDNMADMVMKKRYAKGETVGCSKFTDSEIRAIRNRAASGESLSSIARDKETNSGHVSRIVRKIRWKHI, encoded by the coding sequence ATGCATACGAAAGGAAAGTCTGGTAAGGCTCATCGCGTTTCTTGGGAACTACATAAAGGCCCTGTCCCGGTGGGGATGCACGTTTTGCATAGGTGCGACAATCCCGCTTGTGTAAATCCCGATCATCTGTTTCTAGGAACGCACCAAGACAACATGGCTGACATGGTGATGAAAAAGAGATACGCCAAAGGCGAGACGGTTGGGTGTTCAAAGTTCACAGACTCAGAAATAAGGGCCATACGTAACAGGGCCGCCTCGGGCGAATCACTGTCATCGATAGCGAGAGACAAAGAAACTAACTCAGGCCATGTGAGCAGAATTGTCAGGAAGATCAGGTGGAAGCACATATGA
- a CDS encoding RusA family crossover junction endodeoxyribonuclease has translation MISFIVYTVPVAMPRQRNRIMYIGGKPISQNYTPGKHPVNAFKSAVQLSARVAYDGPPLEGPVYLQATFVLPRPQKYCRKKDDPGRLWCIAKPDMDNLVKALKDALSKLVFKDDSQVCRTMQGKFYAARDEQPCVEVQIGVID, from the coding sequence ATGATTTCGTTCATTGTTTATACGGTACCTGTTGCGATGCCACGCCAGAGAAATCGCATCATGTACATCGGCGGCAAGCCGATCAGCCAAAACTACACCCCTGGCAAGCACCCCGTGAACGCTTTCAAGTCAGCGGTGCAGCTCTCAGCTCGAGTGGCTTACGACGGCCCGCCCCTGGAAGGCCCTGTTTACCTGCAGGCCACCTTCGTGCTGCCCAGGCCACAGAAGTACTGCCGCAAGAAAGACGACCCAGGGCGGCTGTGGTGTATTGCCAAGCCAGACATGGACAACCTGGTCAAGGCGCTCAAGGACGCATTATCGAAGCTGGTGTTTAAGGATGATTCCCAGGTATGTCGTACTATGCAGGGGAAGTTCTACGCCGCCCGTGATGAACAGCCATGCGTGGAAGTGCAGATTGGAGTTATTGATTGA
- a CDS encoding sigma-70 family RNA polymerase sigma factor — MTDFPIPLADVLKIADQAAWWMFSKTKGKLAFADLKQEAMLGLIGAVRTWNPIKSSFKTYGSTRARFHLMDYLRRQDHLTRVHRKKSKGHLPNVFSFHALNEVVTDRLQVMVDETVAVPGKSTLESDYAESLILMVSNYRLRDILYLHYFRGLTFKAIGKIMGITESRISQLHRAAIETIRRKAG; from the coding sequence TTGACAGACTTCCCTATTCCCCTGGCCGACGTTCTCAAGATAGCCGATCAGGCTGCCTGGTGGATGTTCAGCAAGACCAAGGGGAAGCTGGCTTTCGCTGATCTGAAGCAGGAAGCGATGCTGGGGCTGATCGGTGCCGTGCGAACGTGGAACCCTATCAAATCATCTTTTAAGACTTACGGGAGCACGCGGGCACGGTTTCACCTGATGGACTATCTCCGCAGGCAGGATCACCTGACACGGGTGCATCGCAAGAAATCCAAAGGGCACCTGCCGAATGTGTTTTCTTTTCACGCACTAAATGAGGTGGTAACTGATCGGTTGCAAGTCATGGTGGACGAGACTGTGGCCGTCCCAGGCAAGTCCACTCTGGAATCAGACTACGCCGAAAGCCTGATCTTGATGGTGAGCAACTACCGGCTGCGGGACATCCTTTACCTGCACTATTTTCGCGGCCTGACGTTCAAAGCGATTGGCAAGATCATGGGGATTACAGAAAGCCGCATCAGCCAACTGCACAGGGCGGCGATTGAAACTATTCGAAGGAAGGCGGGGTGA
- a CDS encoding thermonuclease family protein, producing MAESKKAFYGHIFRYVAQVLEVIDGDTLRVDLDMGMCIKQSPKIFRLSGVNAPESRTSNAAEKKRGLAAKSYLQYLTPVDSWIMIVTDRDVTEKYGRIFGKAYAEPGAASINDQMVKAGHSKQWDGQGEKPV from the coding sequence ATGGCCGAGTCCAAGAAAGCCTTTTATGGTCACATCTTCCGGTACGTCGCCCAGGTACTGGAAGTGATCGACGGCGACACGCTGCGGGTTGACTTGGACATGGGCATGTGCATCAAGCAAAGCCCGAAAATCTTTAGACTCTCCGGGGTGAATGCTCCGGAGAGTCGCACTTCCAACGCCGCCGAAAAGAAACGGGGACTGGCGGCCAAGAGCTACCTGCAGTATCTGACCCCGGTTGATAGCTGGATCATGATTGTCACCGACCGCGATGTCACCGAAAAGTATGGCCGCATCTTTGGGAAGGCTTACGCCGAACCGGGAGCCGCCAGTATCAATGATCAGATGGTGAAGGCGGGCCACTCGAAACAGTGGGATGGACAGGGGGAGAAGCCGGTTTAG